One Shewanella sp. MR-4 DNA window includes the following coding sequences:
- the pepQ gene encoding Xaa-Pro dipeptidase encodes MDHLAHHYHAHIAELNRRVAEIVSREALSGLVIHSGQPHRMFLDDINYPFKANPHFKAWLPVLDNPNCWLVVNGRDKPQLIFYHPVDFWHKVSDVPEMFWTEHFEIKLLTKADKVAELLPSDITNWAYLGEHLDVAEVLGFTSRNPDSVMSYLHFHRTTKTEYELECMRRANQIAVQGHLAAKNAFYNGASEFEIQQQYLSAVGQGENEVPYGNIIALNQNAAILHYTALEHQNPARRLSFLIDAGASYFGYASDITRTYAFEKNRFDELITAMNKAQLELIDMMRPGVRYPDLHLATHGKVAQMLLDFELATGDAQGLVDQGITSAFFPHGLGHMLGLQVHDVGGFAFDERGTHIPAPEAHPFLRCTRILAPNQVLTMEPGLYIIDTLLNELKQDSRDQQINWRTVDELRPFGGIRIEDNVIVHQDRNENMTRELGLA; translated from the coding sequence ATGGATCACTTGGCTCATCACTATCATGCCCACATCGCCGAGCTTAATCGTCGAGTCGCTGAAATTGTATCGCGTGAAGCATTATCAGGTTTAGTGATCCACTCGGGTCAGCCACATCGAATGTTTTTGGACGACATTAATTATCCTTTTAAAGCCAATCCCCACTTCAAGGCTTGGTTACCTGTGTTGGATAACCCTAACTGCTGGTTAGTAGTAAACGGTCGCGATAAGCCACAACTGATTTTTTATCACCCTGTGGACTTTTGGCATAAGGTGTCTGACGTGCCGGAGATGTTCTGGACCGAGCATTTTGAGATCAAGTTACTCACTAAGGCCGATAAGGTTGCCGAGCTATTGCCTAGCGATATCACCAACTGGGCTTATTTAGGTGAGCATTTAGATGTGGCTGAGGTACTGGGTTTCACCAGTCGCAATCCTGACTCTGTGATGAGCTATCTGCATTTCCACCGTACCACTAAAACCGAATATGAACTCGAATGTATGCGCCGTGCGAACCAGATCGCGGTGCAAGGGCATTTAGCGGCTAAAAATGCCTTCTATAACGGTGCCAGCGAGTTTGAAATTCAGCAGCAGTATTTATCTGCCGTGGGACAGGGCGAGAACGAAGTGCCCTACGGTAATATCATTGCCTTAAACCAAAATGCGGCGATTTTGCATTACACCGCGCTCGAGCATCAAAATCCGGCGCGGCGCTTATCTTTTTTAATCGATGCGGGCGCCAGTTATTTTGGCTACGCGTCGGATATCACGCGTACCTATGCGTTTGAGAAGAATCGTTTCGATGAATTGATCACTGCCATGAACAAGGCGCAGCTCGAACTGATCGATATGATGCGCCCAGGTGTGCGTTATCCCGATTTACACTTGGCTACCCATGGCAAAGTCGCGCAAATGCTGTTGGATTTTGAGTTAGCCACGGGCGATGCCCAAGGCTTAGTCGACCAAGGCATAACCAGCGCCTTCTTCCCCCACGGACTCGGCCATATGTTAGGCTTGCAAGTACATGATGTGGGAGGTTTTGCCTTCGATGAGCGTGGTACCCATATTCCGGCCCCTGAGGCCCATCCGTTCCTGCGTTGCACCCGCATTTTAGCGCCAAACCAAGTGCTAACGATGGAGCCAGGATTATACATTATCGATACTTTACTCAATGAGCTAAAACAAGATAGCCGTGACCAGCAGATCAATTGGCGCACCGTTGATGAGTTGCGACCTTTCGGTGGTATCCGTATCGAGGACAATGTGATTGTGCATCAGGATCGAAACGAAAATATGACCCGCGAGCTGGGCTTAGCGTGA
- a CDS encoding YigZ family protein — MLESYLIPSESVQIEEEIKHSRFISFLFHCTSIEQLKLVLTDIRRDYPGASHYCYAFIAGAPNDSIAIGSSDDGEPAGSAGRPMLAVLQGANLGEVGAVVVRFYGGTKLGVGGLVRAYTSGLRQGLGQLPTRVKQLRYPAKLHCDYTQLRDVEHLLQQLEAVIIDKQFAEAVDIHFEIGKQQQGILNESLATLSQGSLRAEFDL, encoded by the coding sequence GTGCTCGAAAGTTATCTGATACCGAGTGAAAGTGTGCAGATAGAAGAAGAGATAAAGCATAGCCGCTTTATCTCTTTTCTATTTCATTGCACGAGCATAGAACAACTGAAGTTAGTACTTACTGACATAAGGCGAGATTATCCCGGCGCCAGCCATTACTGCTATGCCTTTATCGCAGGAGCGCCTAACGACAGCATTGCCATCGGTTCGAGTGACGATGGTGAGCCAGCGGGCAGCGCAGGTCGTCCAATGCTCGCAGTATTACAAGGCGCGAATCTCGGTGAAGTCGGTGCCGTAGTGGTGCGTTTCTATGGCGGTACTAAGTTAGGCGTAGGCGGTTTAGTGCGTGCCTATACCTCAGGATTACGCCAAGGTTTAGGGCAATTGCCGACGCGAGTGAAGCAATTACGTTATCCGGCAAAACTGCATTGTGATTACACCCAATTAAGGGATGTTGAGCATTTACTGCAGCAGTTAGAAGCGGTGATCATCGATAAGCAATTTGCCGAAGCCGTTGATATCCATTTTGAAATAGGCAAACAGCAGCAGGGCATATTGAATGAATCTCTGGCAACTTTGAGTCAGGGCAGCCTGCGCGCAGAGTTTGATCTGTGA
- a CDS encoding TrkH family potassium uptake protein: MQYKTIIRIIGLLIGLFSITMLPPALIAIWYNDGGGTAFIQAFFVSLFIGFWLWYPNRRCKEELRTREGFLIVVLFWTVLGSIGALPFIFSSQPDLSWTDSFFESFSALTTTGATVIVGLDSLPKAILFYRHMLQWLGGMGIIVLAVAILPVLGVGGMQLYRAEIPGPVKDSKMTPRIAETAKALWYIYLLLTIACAGAYWLAGMSVFDAVCHSFSTIAIGGFSTHDASMGYFDSSVINLICVFFLIVSAVNFSVHFAAFSRRGINFRVYFRDTEFKMLVAIQLVLTAICFLTLYHSGIYDSPEETLDHALFQAVSVATTAGFGTESFHMWPLFLPILLIFSSFIGGCGGSTAGGIKVIRVILLLLQGSRELKRLVHPKAMFSIRIGSKALPDRVVDAVWGFFSAYALVFVLCMLALMAMGLDDITAFSATAACLNNLGPGLGEVASNYASIGDGAKWVLVVAMLFGRLEVFTLLILFTPTFWRD; encoded by the coding sequence ATGCAATACAAAACCATAATAAGAATCATAGGTCTGCTTATCGGCCTGTTCTCTATCACTATGCTGCCGCCAGCCTTAATCGCCATTTGGTATAACGATGGCGGTGGTACTGCGTTTATTCAGGCATTTTTTGTCAGCTTATTTATCGGTTTTTGGCTCTGGTATCCTAATCGTCGCTGCAAAGAGGAATTACGAACCCGCGAGGGGTTTCTGATTGTGGTCCTGTTCTGGACCGTTCTTGGCTCTATCGGTGCCTTACCCTTTATCTTCTCAAGCCAACCCGATCTCAGCTGGACCGACAGTTTTTTCGAATCATTCTCCGCACTGACCACCACGGGAGCCACAGTCATTGTCGGGCTGGACTCCTTGCCAAAGGCCATTCTGTTTTATCGACATATGCTGCAATGGCTCGGCGGTATGGGGATCATCGTTTTAGCCGTGGCGATTCTGCCTGTGCTGGGCGTTGGGGGCATGCAGCTGTATCGCGCCGAGATTCCTGGCCCTGTGAAGGACAGTAAGATGACGCCGAGGATTGCCGAAACGGCCAAGGCGTTATGGTACATCTATCTATTGCTAACCATTGCCTGTGCGGGCGCTTATTGGCTGGCGGGAATGAGCGTTTTCGATGCCGTGTGTCACTCGTTTTCGACCATCGCTATCGGGGGCTTTTCGACCCACGATGCCAGTATGGGATACTTCGACAGCTCAGTGATCAACCTGATTTGCGTGTTCTTTTTGATTGTCTCGGCGGTGAACTTTAGCGTGCACTTTGCGGCATTTTCGCGCCGCGGGATCAATTTTAGAGTCTATTTTCGAGATACCGAGTTCAAGATGCTGGTGGCGATTCAGTTGGTGTTAACGGCGATTTGTTTCTTAACCCTTTATCACTCAGGGATTTATGATTCGCCAGAGGAAACCTTAGATCACGCCTTATTCCAAGCGGTTTCGGTGGCGACAACCGCTGGCTTTGGTACCGAAAGCTTCCATATGTGGCCACTGTTTCTGCCGATTCTGTTGATTTTCTCAAGCTTTATCGGTGGTTGTGGTGGTTCAACTGCGGGCGGGATTAAGGTGATCCGGGTTATCCTACTGCTGTTGCAAGGTTCGCGCGAACTTAAACGCCTCGTTCACCCTAAGGCGATGTTCTCGATTCGTATCGGCTCCAAGGCGCTGCCTGACCGGGTTGTCGATGCCGTGTGGGGATTCTTCTCCGCCTATGCCTTAGTCTTCGTGCTGTGTATGTTAGCGCTGATGGCTATGGGGTTGGATGATATTACCGCCTTTAGTGCCACGGCGGCCTGCTTAAATAACCTCGGTCCGGGTCTTGGGGAAGTAGCGAGTAATTACGCCAGTATTGGTGATGGTGCTAAATGGGTGCTGGTGGTAGCCATGTTATTTGGTCGCCTCGAAGTCTTTACCTTGCTGATTTTGTTCACGCCAACTTTCTGGAGGGATTAA
- the hemG gene encoding menaquinone-dependent protoporphyrinogen IX dehydrogenase, producing the protein MQTLIIYSTIDGQTLEICRKIKTLAEQAGEQVSLVTLEQAEALSLADFDKVLIGASIRYGKHRPDLYQFVNRNHAVLDSKINGFFTVNVVARKPLKNTPETNPYMQKFLKLSLWQPQQLAVFAGKIDYPKYGLFDRTMIRFIMWMTKGPTDLKGTFEFTDWGKVEAFGVHFSKL; encoded by the coding sequence ATGCAGACACTAATCATCTATTCGACAATAGATGGCCAAACACTGGAAATCTGCCGCAAAATCAAAACGCTTGCCGAACAAGCGGGTGAGCAGGTGTCGTTAGTGACCTTAGAACAGGCCGAAGCCTTAAGCCTTGCCGATTTCGATAAAGTGTTGATTGGTGCGAGCATTCGTTATGGCAAACATAGGCCCGATCTCTACCAGTTTGTGAATCGTAACCATGCAGTGCTGGACAGTAAAATCAACGGCTTCTTTACCGTGAATGTGGTGGCGCGTAAGCCATTAAAGAACACGCCAGAAACCAATCCTTACATGCAAAAGTTCCTCAAATTATCCCTGTGGCAGCCACAGCAATTGGCGGTGTTTGCGGGCAAGATTGATTACCCTAAATACGGCTTGTTTGACCGCACTATGATCCGTTTTATCATGTGGATGACAAAGGGACCGACCGATCTAAAGGGCACCTTCGAGTTTACCGACTGGGGTAAAGTCGAAGCCTTTGGGGTACACTTTAGCAAGCTGTAA
- a CDS encoding ArsR/SmtB family transcription factor has product MQNDIDVNAMVTNAESAAKWLKAIANPYRLMILCLLLDKELSVTELNATVPLSQSALSQHLAVLRAEDLVDTRKSSQIVYYKLKNEEVTQVISILHSRYCAV; this is encoded by the coding sequence ATGCAAAATGATATAGATGTAAATGCAATGGTAACTAATGCGGAAAGTGCGGCTAAATGGCTCAAAGCCATAGCGAATCCTTATCGCTTAATGATTTTGTGCCTATTGCTGGATAAAGAGCTAAGCGTAACCGAGCTGAATGCAACTGTGCCCTTGAGCCAGTCGGCGCTATCACAGCATTTGGCGGTATTGCGAGCCGAAGACTTGGTCGATACCCGTAAGAGCTCGCAAATAGTGTATTACAAGCTTAAGAATGAAGAAGTCACCCAAGTGATTTCCATTCTGCACAGCCGTTACTGCGCCGTATAA
- the hemG gene encoding menaquinone-dependent protoporphyrinogen IX dehydrogenase codes for MTRILVLYFTRGGHTAKIANAIAQQLTLRGAKVDLVDINSAAATKINWPDYQLVALGACVLYGTYDKSVFQFIEQHAPALSALPNSFFCVNVVARNPEKRIPENNKYLQKFIALSPWTPADLKIIAGKVDYPSWPWYDRLMIQLIMKITKGPTDPKAVIDYTDWEDVKVYADHLLTLAEVTEPA; via the coding sequence ATGACACGCATTCTGGTGCTTTATTTTACCCGTGGTGGCCATACGGCCAAGATAGCGAATGCGATTGCGCAACAACTCACGCTGCGTGGCGCCAAGGTGGACTTGGTGGATATTAATAGTGCGGCGGCAACCAAGATTAACTGGCCCGATTATCAACTGGTAGCGCTAGGGGCTTGTGTACTCTATGGTACCTACGATAAGAGTGTATTTCAGTTTATAGAGCAACACGCTCCGGCCTTAAGTGCGTTGCCAAACAGTTTCTTCTGCGTCAACGTGGTGGCGCGTAACCCAGAGAAACGCATCCCAGAGAACAACAAATACCTGCAAAAATTCATTGCCTTATCACCTTGGACTCCCGCCGATTTGAAGATTATCGCCGGTAAGGTGGATTACCCCTCGTGGCCCTGGTACGACAGACTGATGATCCAGTTGATTATGAAAATCACCAAAGGACCAACGGATCCTAAGGCGGTGATCGATTATACCGACTGGGAAGATGTGAAGGTCTATGCCGACCATCTGCTAACCTTGGCCGAGGTTACTGAACCCGCCTAA
- a CDS encoding TrkH family potassium uptake protein, translating to MLNFRPLLFILGLFLSMLTAFMLAPLLLAVFNGEETVGAFMLSALVTGICASLCLHNGQSKTINLNIRDMFLLTSLTWLIVSLFAAMPFTLYHGIGYTDAFFETMSGITTTGSTVLSGLDTMDHSILIWRSLLQWLGGIGFIVMAVAILPFLNVGGMRLFRTESSDWSDKAVPRTQNMAKHLFFIYILLTVMCCVAYHIAGMTWFQAINHAMTTLSTGGYSTSDNSMAAFSNSAHWVGVVFMAAGGLPLLMFVQMIQQRDFTVWNDAQVKGFLFFLTFVSCFIGFWLWQTRDIALIDALRLSSFNVVSVVTTTGYGLTDYGAWGAFANIAFLFLMFVGSCSGSTSGGIKIFRFQIAGAIMREQLKQQCHPNGIFRERYNNRLISEDIVRSLITFVLLFMFVIVGLSVILVLTGLDPMTSFTGAITAVTNVGPGLGPIIGPAGNFSTLPDLAKWALSLGMLLGRLEILTVAVLFHPSFWKY from the coding sequence ATGCTGAACTTTAGACCGCTATTGTTTATTTTGGGGCTGTTTCTGTCGATGTTAACAGCCTTTATGTTAGCGCCCCTGCTCCTTGCCGTATTCAACGGTGAGGAAACCGTGGGCGCTTTCATGCTGTCGGCCTTAGTCACTGGGATTTGCGCCAGCCTCTGTTTGCATAACGGCCAGAGCAAAACCATTAACCTCAATATTCGCGATATGTTTCTGCTCACCAGCCTCACTTGGCTGATCGTGAGCCTATTTGCCGCCATGCCTTTTACCTTGTACCACGGCATTGGCTATACAGACGCCTTCTTCGAGACCATGTCCGGCATTACCACCACAGGTTCAACCGTGCTCTCAGGCTTAGATACTATGGACCACAGTATCTTAATCTGGCGCTCGTTGTTGCAATGGCTCGGCGGTATCGGCTTTATCGTGATGGCGGTAGCGATTCTGCCCTTCTTAAACGTCGGTGGTATGCGGCTGTTCCGCACCGAGTCATCGGATTGGAGCGATAAGGCGGTACCGCGCACACAAAACATGGCTAAGCATTTATTTTTTATCTATATTTTGCTGACTGTGATGTGCTGCGTTGCCTACCATATTGCTGGCATGACTTGGTTTCAAGCCATTAACCATGCGATGACCACACTGTCGACGGGGGGCTATTCGACCTCAGATAACTCGATGGCGGCGTTTTCAAACTCAGCCCATTGGGTTGGCGTTGTGTTTATGGCGGCGGGAGGCTTACCCCTGCTGATGTTTGTGCAGATGATCCAACAGCGAGACTTTACCGTCTGGAACGATGCTCAAGTCAAAGGCTTCTTGTTTTTCCTCACTTTTGTGTCTTGTTTTATTGGCTTCTGGCTGTGGCAAACGCGGGATATCGCCCTTATCGACGCGCTGCGCCTCTCCAGCTTTAACGTGGTTTCCGTGGTCACCACCACAGGTTATGGTTTAACCGACTACGGCGCTTGGGGCGCATTTGCGAATATCGCGTTTTTATTCTTAATGTTTGTCGGCAGCTGCTCGGGCTCCACCTCTGGCGGGATTAAAATCTTCCGCTTCCAAATTGCCGGCGCCATTATGCGCGAGCAGTTAAAGCAGCAATGCCATCCCAATGGCATCTTCCGGGAGCGCTATAACAACCGTCTGATCAGTGAAGATATTGTGCGCTCACTGATCACCTTTGTGCTGCTGTTTATGTTTGTGATTGTTGGACTCTCGGTGATTCTGGTGCTGACTGGGCTAGACCCCATGACCAGCTTTACCGGCGCTATTACCGCAGTCACCAACGTAGGCCCTGGGCTTGGCCCCATCATTGGTCCTGCGGGTAACTTCTCGACGCTGCCCGATTTGGCTAAATGGGCACTTTCTTTGGGTATGTTGCTCGGCCGCTTAGAGATTTTAACCGTGGCTGTACTGTTCCATCCCAGTTTTTGGAAATACTAA
- the trkA gene encoding Trk system potassium transporter TrkA — protein MKIIILGAGQVGGTLAENLVGENNDITIVDSDKSRLRALQDKYDLRVVAGHGAHPDVLKEAGAEDADMLIAVTNSDECNMVACQMAYSLFGTPTKIARIRSEPYLAMRDKLFIDSETKNSEGRPRGGFVIDELIAPEQLVTAYIQRLVEYPGALQVLEFAEGRLSLVAVRAYYGGPLVGNALAALREHMPNIDTRVAAIFRQGRPIMPRGTTIIEADDEVFFVADSRHIRAVMSEMQKLDNSYRNIMIAGGGNIGLGLAKRLERTHSVKLIEHKFERAETLSEQLENTTVFCGDASDQELLLEEHIDQTDVFIAVTNDDEANIMSALLAKRMGAKKVMVLIQREAYVDIVQEANIDIAISPQQATISALLTHIRQGDICNVYSLRRGAAEAIEAIAHGDSSTSKVVGKAIGDIKLPPGTTIGAIVRNEEVLMAHDKTVIEQGDHVILFLVNKKFVGEVEKLFQPSAFFF, from the coding sequence ATGAAAATTATCATATTAGGTGCGGGTCAAGTCGGGGGAACCTTGGCCGAAAATTTGGTGGGTGAAAACAACGATATCACCATAGTCGATAGCGACAAATCCAGATTACGCGCCCTGCAGGATAAATATGACCTTCGCGTCGTGGCGGGCCACGGTGCCCACCCCGATGTACTGAAAGAGGCTGGCGCCGAAGATGCCGACATGCTGATTGCTGTGACGAACAGCGATGAATGCAACATGGTTGCCTGCCAGATGGCCTACAGCCTATTTGGTACACCGACTAAAATCGCCCGTATTCGCTCCGAACCTTATCTGGCGATGCGCGATAAATTATTTATCGACAGTGAAACCAAAAATAGTGAGGGGCGCCCTCGCGGTGGTTTTGTGATCGATGAGCTTATCGCACCTGAGCAGTTAGTAACCGCTTACATTCAACGTTTGGTTGAATATCCAGGGGCGCTGCAAGTGCTCGAATTTGCCGAAGGTCGCTTAAGTTTGGTTGCGGTTCGCGCCTATTACGGCGGCCCTTTAGTCGGTAATGCCTTGGCCGCGCTTCGCGAGCATATGCCAAATATTGATACCCGGGTGGCGGCGATTTTCCGCCAAGGTCGCCCTATCATGCCCCGAGGTACGACTATTATCGAAGCCGATGACGAAGTGTTTTTCGTGGCCGACAGTCGCCATATCCGCGCGGTGATGAGTGAGATGCAAAAGCTGGATAACTCCTACCGCAATATCATGATTGCTGGCGGTGGTAACATCGGCTTAGGCCTCGCTAAACGCCTCGAACGCACCCACTCGGTCAAGCTGATTGAGCATAAGTTTGAACGCGCCGAAACACTCTCTGAACAGCTTGAAAACACGACAGTATTTTGTGGTGACGCCTCAGATCAAGAGTTGCTGCTCGAAGAACATATCGACCAAACCGACGTGTTTATTGCCGTCACCAACGACGATGAAGCCAACATCATGTCCGCCCTGTTAGCTAAACGTATGGGGGCGAAAAAGGTGATGGTGTTGATCCAACGCGAAGCCTATGTGGATATTGTGCAGGAAGCTAATATCGATATCGCGATTTCACCCCAGCAGGCGACGATTTCAGCCTTACTAACCCACATCCGCCAAGGCGATATCTGTAACGTGTATTCCTTACGCCGCGGCGCCGCCGAAGCGATTGAAGCCATTGCCCATGGCGACTCCAGCACCTCTAAGGTTGTTGGCAAGGCGATTGGTGATATCAAGCTGCCGCCGGGAACCACCATTGGCGCCATAGTGCGTAATGAAGAAGTGCTGATGGCCCACGACAAGACAGTGATAGAACAAGGGGATCACGTGATCCTGTTCCTCGTGAACAAAAAGTTTGTCGGCGAAGTCGAGAAACTGTTCCAACCTAGCGCCTTCTTCTTCTAA
- the rsmB gene encoding 16S rRNA (cytosine(967)-C(5))-methyltransferase RsmB, with protein sequence MNLRALAAKAIFEVLEKGVSLSVALPEQQKHLASGKDKALLAELCYGVMRTLPQIEKRVAECLAKPLKGKQRIIHQLLIVGCYQLYFTRIPSHAAISETAEACRQLKFEGMVKVVNGVLRNIQRQLTPLSTESETLSYNTPGWLIKRLKAAYPDNWQEIILQSHERPPMWLRNNRLSQSRDEYLAALSELEIEASAGLSDDAILLAHPKDVTTLPRFHEGAASVQDGAAQWAATLLAPQANELILDACAAPGGKSCHLLELEPSIQLVAVDFDAKRLERVQQNLDRLSLKAEVIHGDAANIDSWWQGEQFDRILLDAPCSATGVIRRHPDIKWLRKNHDIEELAELQRQILDHCWKWLKPGGTLLYATCSILPQENRDQISAFLARTADAKLDTLAQQASSQDIGWQITPGQHNMDGFYYARLLKATH encoded by the coding sequence ATGAACTTGCGTGCACTGGCGGCCAAAGCCATCTTCGAAGTCTTAGAGAAAGGTGTGTCACTTTCAGTTGCCCTACCAGAACAGCAAAAGCATCTAGCAAGTGGTAAAGATAAAGCCCTGCTCGCAGAGCTCTGCTACGGCGTGATGCGCACCTTACCGCAGATCGAAAAACGCGTGGCTGAGTGTTTGGCTAAGCCGCTGAAAGGTAAGCAAAGGATTATCCACCAGCTATTAATTGTTGGCTGTTATCAACTTTACTTCACCCGTATTCCAAGCCACGCCGCCATCTCCGAAACCGCCGAGGCTTGTCGTCAGTTAAAATTTGAGGGCATGGTAAAGGTCGTCAATGGCGTGCTGCGTAATATTCAGCGCCAATTAACGCCGCTAAGCACTGAGTCAGAGACCTTAAGCTACAACACGCCGGGCTGGTTAATTAAGCGCTTAAAAGCCGCATATCCCGATAATTGGCAAGAGATAATCCTGCAAAGCCATGAGCGTCCACCTATGTGGCTACGCAACAATCGCCTCTCCCAAAGCCGCGATGAATACCTTGCCGCCCTGAGTGAGCTTGAGATAGAAGCGAGTGCTGGCCTCAGTGATGATGCCATTCTACTTGCCCATCCTAAGGATGTGACGACATTACCGCGCTTCCACGAAGGTGCGGCATCGGTGCAAGATGGTGCAGCACAATGGGCCGCGACCTTACTGGCTCCGCAAGCCAACGAACTGATCCTCGATGCCTGCGCGGCACCGGGCGGTAAGAGTTGCCATTTACTCGAACTTGAACCCAGCATCCAACTGGTCGCCGTCGATTTCGATGCTAAACGTCTCGAGCGCGTGCAACAGAACCTTGACCGTTTGTCATTAAAAGCGGAAGTTATTCATGGCGATGCAGCCAACATCGACTCATGGTGGCAGGGTGAACAGTTTGATCGTATCTTACTCGACGCGCCTTGCTCGGCGACGGGCGTAATCCGCCGTCATCCCGATATCAAGTGGTTACGCAAAAACCATGACATCGAAGAACTGGCTGAGCTGCAAAGACAAATTCTTGATCACTGCTGGAAGTGGCTCAAACCCGGTGGCACACTCCTGTATGCAACTTGCTCTATTTTGCCGCAGGAAAATCGAGACCAAATTAGTGCATTTTTAGCCAGAACCGCAGATGCTAAGCTAGACACACTTGCCCAGCAGGCTTCAAGCCAAGATATAGGTTGGCAAATCACGCCGGGACAACACAACATGGATGGGTTTTATTACGCCCGTTTATTGAAAGCGACCCATTAG
- the fmt gene encoding methionyl-tRNA formyltransferase translates to MKPLNIIFAGTPDFAARHLQALINSHHNVIAVYTQPDRPAGRGKKLTASPVKELAVSHNIPVYQPGSLRKEPAQQELAALNADIMVVVAYGLILPKVVLDTPRLGCINVHGSILPRWRGAAPIQRALWAGDKETGVTIMQMDVGLDTGDMLLKTYLPIEDDDTSATLYEKLALQGPDALLQALEGLANGTLTAEKQDEALANYAEKLSKEEARLDWSKSATQLWQEVRAFNPWPVSYFEHQGNTIKVWQTQVSTTSSNAAPGTIISASKKGIEVATGDGVLTLLSMQLPGKKPLSVADILNARGDWFTPNTRLNHEAQ, encoded by the coding sequence TTGAAACCACTCAATATCATCTTCGCCGGAACACCGGATTTTGCCGCTCGCCATTTACAGGCGCTGATTAACTCACATCACAATGTGATTGCCGTCTACACTCAGCCGGACAGACCCGCAGGGCGCGGTAAAAAACTCACCGCCAGCCCAGTTAAAGAACTCGCAGTCAGCCACAACATTCCGGTTTATCAGCCAGGCTCACTGCGTAAAGAACCCGCACAGCAAGAACTTGCCGCCCTCAATGCCGATATTATGGTAGTGGTCGCCTACGGCTTGATTCTGCCAAAAGTGGTGCTCGACACGCCGCGTTTAGGCTGTATCAATGTTCACGGTTCTATTCTGCCACGCTGGCGCGGTGCAGCGCCGATTCAACGCGCGTTGTGGGCCGGCGATAAAGAGACCGGCGTGACTATCATGCAAATGGATGTCGGCCTAGATACTGGCGACATGCTGCTGAAAACCTACTTGCCGATTGAAGATGATGATACTTCAGCCACCCTTTACGAGAAGTTAGCTCTGCAAGGACCAGACGCGCTACTGCAAGCACTCGAAGGTTTAGCCAACGGCACTCTAACGGCTGAAAAACAAGATGAAGCCTTAGCGAACTACGCCGAAAAACTCAGTAAAGAAGAAGCGAGGCTCGATTGGAGCAAATCTGCGACCCAATTATGGCAAGAAGTCCGCGCCTTCAATCCTTGGCCTGTGAGCTATTTTGAGCACCAAGGCAATACCATCAAGGTGTGGCAGACCCAAGTCAGCACCACCAGCAGCAATGCCGCACCTGGCACTATTATCAGCGCCAGTAAAAAAGGCATTGAAGTCGCCACCGGCGATGGTGTGTTAACTCTGCTCAGCATGCAATTACCCGGTAAAAAACCACTCAGCGTGGCCGACATACTCAACGCCCGCGGCGACTGGTTTACCCCAAATACTCGTCTAAATCACGAGGCGCAATAA
- the def gene encoding peptide deformylase, whose translation MALLKVLRFPDERLRTQATPVTEFTAELQTQIDDMFETMYQEKGIGLAATQVDYHKQLIVMDLQDEVDRPKVFINPEIIASSGDFCNEEGCLSVPGIYAKVDRAEFVTVKALDRHGNEFTVEADELFAICIQHEMDHLKGKLFVDYLSPLKRQRIKQKLEKAARQDAK comes from the coding sequence ATGGCACTATTAAAAGTTTTACGCTTTCCCGATGAAAGATTGCGAACTCAAGCGACCCCGGTCACAGAGTTTACTGCTGAGTTGCAAACGCAAATCGATGATATGTTCGAGACCATGTACCAAGAAAAAGGCATTGGTCTGGCAGCAACCCAGGTCGACTATCATAAACAACTGATCGTGATGGATTTACAAGACGAGGTCGATCGCCCTAAAGTCTTTATCAATCCCGAAATTATTGCCAGTAGCGGTGATTTCTGTAACGAAGAGGGTTGTTTGTCGGTCCCCGGTATCTATGCCAAGGTCGACCGCGCCGAGTTTGTTACCGTCAAGGCACTGGATAGACACGGTAATGAATTCACCGTTGAAGCCGATGAGCTGTTTGCTATTTGTATTCAGCATGAAATGGATCACCTGAAAGGTAAGTTATTTGTCGATTACCTGTCGCCATTGAAGCGCCAACGGATCAAACAGAAACTTGAAAAAGCGGCCAGACAGGACGCCAAATAA